A genomic region of Micromonospora sp. NBRC 110009 contains the following coding sequences:
- a CDS encoding GGDEF domain-containing response regulator, translating into MDPAGERPDVILVVDDDADIARFVEFNLRLHGFEVLHAGDGQEALEVIERQRPDLAVVDLMMPRIDGLELTRRLRADPMTSALPVIMLTAKGMTVDKVNGLSAGADDYLVKPFDTAELIARVSSTLRRNKEFREVSPLTGLPGNSRIRREISDRVRNGADYAVGYIDIDRFKSVNDRYGFVRGDEFISALARSLHRAVVSLGLPPAFLGHVGGDDFVIVCTPGQIRPLTSRAVVDFEKAADALYDPTDRERGFVELKDRRGNIRRAALVTLSIGVSLSDPGKRFTDPLEAIAVASEMKTVAKSQPGSYVAVDRRRGVT; encoded by the coding sequence GTGGACCCGGCCGGCGAGCGACCCGACGTCATCCTCGTCGTCGACGACGACGCGGACATCGCCCGCTTCGTCGAGTTCAACCTGCGCCTGCACGGCTTCGAGGTGCTGCACGCCGGCGACGGCCAGGAGGCCCTGGAGGTCATCGAGCGGCAGCGGCCGGACCTGGCCGTGGTGGACCTGATGATGCCCCGCATCGACGGCCTGGAGCTGACCCGCCGGCTGCGTGCCGACCCGATGACCTCGGCCCTGCCGGTGATCATGCTGACCGCCAAGGGCATGACGGTGGACAAGGTCAACGGGCTCAGCGCCGGCGCCGACGACTACCTGGTCAAGCCCTTCGACACCGCCGAGCTTATCGCCCGGGTCAGCTCCACGCTGCGCCGCAACAAGGAGTTCCGGGAGGTCTCCCCGCTGACCGGGCTGCCCGGCAACAGCCGGATCCGCCGGGAGATCAGCGACCGGGTACGCAACGGCGCGGACTACGCGGTCGGCTACATCGACATCGACCGGTTCAAGAGCGTCAACGACCGATACGGGTTCGTCCGCGGCGACGAGTTCATCTCCGCCCTGGCCCGCAGCCTGCACCGGGCGGTGGTCTCGCTCGGGCTGCCGCCGGCCTTCCTCGGCCACGTCGGCGGCGACGACTTCGTCATCGTCTGCACGCCCGGCCAGATCCGGCCGCTCACCAGCCGGGCCGTGGTGGACTTCGAGAAGGCCGCCGACGCCCTCTACGACCCCACCGACCGGGAGCGCGGCTTCGTCGAACTGAAGGACCGGCGGGGCAACATCCGCCGGGCCGCCCTGGTCACCCTCTCCATCGGCGTCTCCCTCTCCGACCCGGGGAAGCGCTTCACCGACCCGCTCGAGGCGATCGCGGTGGCCTCCGAGATGAAGACGGTCGCCAAGAGCCAACCCGGGTCATACGTCGCGGTCGACCGGCGCCGGGGCGTGACGTGA
- a CDS encoding bifunctional 3,4-dihydroxy-2-butanone-4-phosphate synthase/GTP cyclohydrolase II, with protein MSTRFGSIEQAVADIAAGRPVVVVDDADRENEGDLIFAAELATPELVAFMVRYTSGYICVPLTESECDRLDLPPMHHTNQDRRGTAYTVTVDAREGISTGISAADRSHTIRLLADSTTDPTDLARPGHVVPLRAREGGVLRRPGHTEAAVDLTRAAGLRPAGVLCELVNDDGTMMRVPDLEKFCAEHGLTLITIADLIAYRRRTEKQVEQVAEARMPTPYGVFRALGYRSDFDSAEHVALVMGDLGDGQDVLVRVHSECLTGDVFGSLRCDCGPQLQAALARVAREGRGVVLYVRGHEGRGIGLLHKLQAYQLQDQGRDTVDANLDLGLPADARDYGTGAQILYDLGVRSMRLLTNNPAKRAGLEGYGLTVSGREGLPIRSNPENVRYLRTKRDRMGHLLEGLDEVTEAPMGRPVAGDEIGA; from the coding sequence ATGAGCACCAGATTTGGCAGCATCGAGCAGGCGGTGGCGGACATCGCCGCCGGCCGGCCCGTCGTCGTGGTCGACGACGCGGACCGGGAGAACGAGGGCGATCTGATCTTCGCGGCCGAGCTGGCCACCCCGGAGCTGGTCGCGTTCATGGTCCGCTACACCTCCGGCTACATCTGCGTGCCGCTCACCGAGAGCGAGTGCGACCGGCTGGACCTGCCGCCCATGCACCACACCAACCAGGACCGGCGCGGCACCGCCTACACGGTGACCGTGGACGCCCGGGAGGGGATCAGCACCGGCATCTCGGCCGCCGACCGGTCGCACACCATCCGGCTGCTCGCCGACTCGACCACCGACCCGACCGACCTGGCCCGCCCCGGGCACGTGGTGCCGCTGCGCGCCCGCGAGGGCGGGGTGCTGCGCCGGCCCGGGCACACCGAGGCGGCCGTCGACCTGACCCGGGCGGCCGGGCTGCGCCCCGCCGGCGTGCTCTGCGAGCTGGTCAACGACGACGGCACCATGATGCGCGTGCCCGACCTGGAGAAGTTCTGCGCCGAGCACGGCCTGACCCTGATCACCATCGCCGACCTGATCGCCTACCGGCGGCGGACCGAGAAGCAGGTGGAGCAGGTCGCCGAGGCGCGGATGCCCACCCCGTACGGGGTGTTCCGGGCGCTCGGCTACCGCAGCGACTTCGACAGCGCCGAGCATGTGGCGCTGGTCATGGGCGACCTCGGCGACGGGCAGGACGTGCTGGTCCGGGTGCACTCCGAGTGCCTCACCGGGGACGTCTTCGGCTCGCTGCGCTGCGACTGCGGCCCGCAGTTGCAGGCCGCCCTGGCCCGGGTGGCCCGGGAGGGGCGCGGGGTGGTGCTCTACGTGCGCGGGCACGAGGGGCGCGGCATCGGCCTGCTGCACAAGCTGCAGGCGTACCAGCTTCAGGACCAGGGCCGGGACACCGTGGACGCGAACCTCGACCTGGGCCTGCCCGCCGACGCCCGCGACTACGGCACCGGCGCGCAGATCCTCTACGACCTCGGCGTCCGCTCGATGCGGCTGCTGACCAACAACCCGGCCAAGCGGGCCGGCCTGGAGGGGTACGGCCTCACGGTGAGCGGCCGCGAGGGGCTGCCCATCCGGTCGAACCCGGAGAACGTGCGCTACCTGCGCACCAAGCGAGACCGGATGGGCCACCTCCTGGAGGGCCTGGACGAGGTGACCGAGGCGCCGATGGGCCGCCCGGTCGCCGGCGACGAGATCGGAGCATAG
- the pnuC gene encoding nicotinamide riboside transporter PnuC, translated as MGPLGWLLDAQVQVAGSPVLVREIVGNVFGLASALLGLRRLVWAWPVGMIGNALLFTVFLGGVFATPQAHDLYGQAGRQVFFFAVSVYGWWRWSRNRRSGGGEQPAVTPRWATWRERLGLLAAAAVGTAAAYPVLAALGSWGPLPDAWILVGSLLATYGMARGWVEFWLIWIAVDAVGVPLLLQGGFYPSAAMYLVYGGFCAAGLYAWWRTSRTSPPARTPIPPTYSEAVA; from the coding sequence ATGGGCCCGCTCGGCTGGCTGCTCGACGCCCAGGTCCAGGTCGCCGGCTCGCCGGTGCTGGTCCGGGAGATCGTCGGCAACGTCTTCGGCCTCGCCTCCGCGCTGCTCGGGCTGCGCCGGCTGGTCTGGGCCTGGCCGGTCGGCATGATCGGCAACGCGCTGCTGTTCACCGTCTTCCTCGGCGGCGTCTTCGCCACCCCGCAGGCGCACGACCTCTACGGCCAGGCCGGCCGGCAGGTCTTCTTCTTCGCGGTCAGCGTCTACGGCTGGTGGCGCTGGTCGCGCAACCGCCGCTCCGGCGGCGGGGAACAGCCGGCCGTCACCCCGCGCTGGGCCACCTGGCGGGAGCGGCTCGGCCTGCTCGCCGCCGCCGCGGTCGGCACCGCCGCCGCGTACCCGGTGCTGGCCGCGCTCGGCTCCTGGGGCCCGCTGCCCGACGCCTGGATCCTGGTCGGCAGCCTGCTCGCCACGTACGGCATGGCCCGTGGCTGGGTGGAGTTCTGGCTGATCTGGATCGCGGTGGACGCGGTCGGCGTGCCGCTGCTGCTGCAGGGCGGCTTCTACCCGTCGGCCGCGATGTACCTGGTCTACGGCGGGTTCTGCGCCGCCGGCCTGTACGCCTGGTGGCGCACCTCCCGGACCTCCCCGCCCGCCCGCACCCCGATTCCGCCGACGTACTCGGAGGCAGTGGCATGA
- a CDS encoding septum formation family protein: MRRWWTAAAVGAAATLALAGCGAPAGVDRDLADDWPALPRAVAFVPEAGTCHVTVQDVGYLSGYNPVACTTLHRAETLHVGTLTGSDADRSAPPRAGSSGMRTARAECDTQVSKTVGADWRGGRLVVSVVFPSAPAWTGGARWFRCDASEVNSLDDGSVVPRAATLRGALAAGSPLAFGCFNPKLVKDDIEEMRPVSCTAKHHAEFVGVYQFPDISYAEFERTSLRAHKACRGLAAKYVKVPNDSDLQYRAGTIIYHPLEEEWKDGERGVQCFLWVSDRTLTRSLKGAGSKGLPVR, from the coding sequence ATGCGGCGATGGTGGACGGCGGCCGCCGTGGGCGCGGCGGCGACGCTGGCGCTCGCCGGGTGCGGCGCGCCGGCCGGGGTGGACCGGGACCTGGCCGACGACTGGCCCGCCCTGCCACGGGCGGTGGCGTTCGTGCCGGAGGCCGGGACCTGCCACGTCACGGTCCAGGACGTCGGCTACCTGAGCGGCTACAACCCGGTCGCCTGCACCACCTTGCACCGCGCCGAGACGCTGCACGTGGGCACCCTGACCGGCTCGGACGCCGACCGGAGCGCGCCCCCGCGCGCCGGGTCCAGCGGGATGCGCACCGCCCGCGCCGAGTGCGACACGCAGGTCAGCAAGACCGTCGGGGCGGACTGGCGCGGCGGCCGCCTGGTGGTTTCCGTCGTTTTCCCCTCCGCGCCGGCCTGGACCGGCGGGGCGCGCTGGTTCCGCTGCGACGCCTCCGAGGTGAACAGCCTCGACGACGGCAGCGTCGTCCCGCGCGCCGCCACCCTGCGGGGGGCGCTCGCCGCGGGCTCCCCGCTGGCCTTCGGTTGCTTCAACCCGAAGCTGGTCAAGGACGACATCGAGGAGATGCGACCGGTCTCCTGCACCGCGAAGCACCACGCCGAGTTCGTCGGGGTCTACCAGTTCCCGGACATCTCCTACGCCGAGTTCGAGCGCACCTCGCTGCGGGCGCACAAGGCCTGCCGGGGGCTGGCCGCGAAGTACGTGAAGGTGCCGAACGACAGCGACCTGCAGTACCGGGCCGGCACGATCATCTACCACCCCCTCGAGGAGGAGTGGAAGGACGGCGAGCGCGGCGTGCAGTGCTTCCTCTGGGTGTCGGACCGGACGCTGACCCGCTCCCTCAAGGGCGCCGGCAGCAAGGGACTGCCGGTCCGGTGA
- the ribD gene encoding bifunctional diaminohydroxyphosphoribosylaminopyrimidine deaminase/5-amino-6-(5-phosphoribosylamino)uracil reductase RibD, with amino-acid sequence MASVSIDDAMRRAITLAARGLGTTSPNPVVGCVLLDPTGELVGEGFHAYAGGPHAEIVALAQAGTRARGGTAVVTLEPCDHTGRTGPCSHALIAAGVARVVVAVGDPNPVASGGAATLRAAGVEVEMGVRAEEAEAGNIAWLTSMRRGWPYVIWKYAATLDGRSAAADGTSMWITSEAARIDVHALRGTVDAVLAGVGTVLADDPRLTARNLRDGTLAIRQPLRVVVDSSGRTPAAARVRDGAARTWVATAAEVGAGPDGRVDLPALLAELHHRGVRAALLEGGPRLAGAFLAAGLVDKIVGYVAPKLLGAGPTALLDAGVTTIADAIDLEITDVTQVGPDLRITALPRKREA; translated from the coding sequence ATGGCGAGCGTCTCCATCGACGACGCGATGCGTCGCGCGATCACGCTGGCCGCTCGCGGTCTCGGCACCACCAGCCCCAACCCGGTGGTCGGCTGCGTCCTGCTCGACCCGACCGGCGAGCTCGTCGGGGAGGGTTTCCACGCCTACGCGGGGGGCCCGCACGCCGAGATCGTCGCCCTCGCCCAGGCCGGCACGCGGGCGCGCGGCGGCACCGCGGTGGTCACCCTGGAGCCCTGCGACCACACCGGCCGCACCGGCCCCTGCAGCCACGCGCTCATCGCGGCCGGCGTCGCCCGGGTGGTGGTGGCCGTCGGCGACCCCAACCCGGTCGCCTCGGGCGGCGCGGCCACTTTGCGCGCCGCCGGGGTCGAGGTCGAGATGGGGGTACGCGCCGAGGAGGCCGAGGCCGGCAACATCGCCTGGCTCACCTCGATGCGCCGCGGCTGGCCGTACGTGATCTGGAAGTACGCCGCCACCCTCGACGGGCGCTCCGCCGCCGCCGACGGCACCAGCATGTGGATCACCTCCGAGGCGGCCCGGATCGACGTGCACGCCCTGCGCGGCACCGTCGACGCGGTGCTCGCCGGGGTGGGCACCGTGCTTGCCGACGACCCCCGGCTCACCGCCCGCAACCTGCGCGACGGCACCCTGGCCATCCGGCAGCCGCTGCGCGTGGTGGTGGACAGCTCGGGGCGTACCCCGGCCGCCGCCCGGGTCCGCGACGGCGCCGCCCGGACCTGGGTCGCCACCGCCGCGGAGGTCGGGGCCGGGCCGGACGGCCGGGTCGACCTGCCGGCGCTGCTCGCCGAGCTGCACCACCGCGGCGTCCGGGCGGCCCTGCTGGAGGGCGGCCCCCGGCTGGCCGGCGCGTTCCTCGCCGCCGGCCTGGTCGACAAGATCGTCGGGTACGTCGCGCCGAAGCTGCTCGGCGCCGGCCCGACCGCGCTGCTCGACGCCGGCGTGACGACCATCGCCGACGCCATCGACCTGGAGATCACCGACGTTACGCAGGTCGGCCCCGACCTGCGGATCACCGCGCTGCCCCGGAAGAGGGAGGCCTGA
- a CDS encoding riboflavin synthase, with protein sequence MFTGIVEELGEIVRTIETGGDSALVAIRGPLVTSDARHGDSIAVNGVCLTVVDVDGGVFTADVMGETLRRSALGALRPGDPVNLERAAALGSRLGGHLVQGHVDGVGEIISREPAAQWETVRFRLPAALSRYVVEKGSITVDGVSLTVAEVGDDWFTVGLIPTTLKLTSLGAKDVGDPVNLEVDVLAKYVERLLGDRPAGGER encoded by the coding sequence ATGTTCACCGGCATCGTCGAGGAGCTGGGCGAGATCGTCCGGACCATCGAGACCGGGGGCGACTCCGCGCTGGTCGCGATCCGCGGCCCGCTGGTCACCTCGGACGCCCGGCACGGCGACTCCATCGCCGTCAACGGGGTCTGTCTGACCGTGGTCGACGTCGACGGCGGAGTGTTCACCGCCGACGTGATGGGGGAGACCCTGCGCCGCTCCGCGCTCGGCGCGCTGCGCCCGGGCGACCCGGTCAACCTGGAGCGGGCCGCCGCGCTGGGCAGCCGCCTCGGCGGGCACCTGGTGCAGGGGCACGTCGACGGGGTCGGCGAGATCATCTCCCGGGAGCCGGCCGCACAGTGGGAGACGGTCCGCTTCCGGCTCCCCGCCGCGCTGTCCCGCTACGTGGTGGAGAAGGGCTCGATCACCGTCGACGGCGTCTCGCTGACCGTCGCCGAGGTGGGCGACGACTGGTTCACGGTCGGGCTGATCCCGACCACCCTGAAGCTCACCTCCCTCGGCGCCAAGGACGTCGGCGACCCGGTCAACCTCGAGGTGGACGTGCTGGCCAAGTACGTCGAGCGGCTGCTCGGCGACCGGCCGGCGGGAGGTGAGCGGTGA
- the rpe gene encoding ribulose-phosphate 3-epimerase: MTVPPPIIAPSILAADFARLADEVRAVEHAADWLHVDVMDNHFVPNLTIGLPVVQSLRAATELPFDVHLMIEDPRRWAPGYADAGAYNVTFHAEACDDPVALAKDLRSAGAKAGLAIDRDTPIEPYLELLPSFDTLLIMTIKAGFGGQRFIPQLLDKVRTARRHVAAGHLELRIEVDGGIAADSIEQAAAAGADAFVAGTAVYGADDPAEAVRRLRGQAERAMTGA, encoded by the coding sequence GTGACCGTACCGCCGCCGATCATCGCGCCCAGCATCCTGGCCGCCGATTTCGCCCGCCTCGCCGACGAGGTCCGCGCCGTGGAGCACGCCGCCGACTGGTTGCACGTCGACGTCATGGACAACCACTTCGTGCCGAACCTGACCATCGGGCTCCCGGTGGTGCAGAGCCTGCGCGCGGCGACCGAGCTGCCCTTCGACGTGCACCTCATGATCGAGGACCCGCGGCGCTGGGCCCCCGGCTACGCCGACGCCGGCGCCTACAACGTCACCTTCCACGCCGAGGCGTGCGACGACCCGGTGGCGCTGGCCAAGGACCTGCGCTCGGCGGGCGCGAAGGCGGGGCTGGCCATCGACCGGGACACCCCGATCGAGCCCTACCTGGAGCTGCTGCCCAGCTTCGACACGTTGCTGATCATGACGATCAAGGCCGGCTTCGGCGGGCAGCGGTTCATCCCGCAGCTGCTGGACAAGGTGCGCACCGCCCGGCGTCACGTCGCCGCCGGCCACCTGGAGCTGCGCATCGAGGTCGACGGCGGGATCGCCGCGGACAGCATCGAGCAGGCCGCCGCGGCGGGCGCCGACGCCTTCGTCGCCGGCACCGCGGTCTACGGCGCCGACGACCCGGCCGAGGCGGTACGCCGGCTGCGCGGCCAGGCGGAACGCGCGATGACCGGGGCCTGA
- a CDS encoding septum formation family protein: MRRWLLALALAGTATVVLGGCVAPHRADGDLTDDWPALPAPRMFVPATDACLPRITAVVQAATYETVDCARSHLAEVVHVGAFTGAAAAGARPKPGSPALRVARAECDQRAREVIGGDWHAARLTMNIALPTTAAWLAGARWYRCDLAETDSIDNTRPVNRVGSLRGALVGDNQLAHRCFDPKLIGENLNYMAPVLCTEAHRAEFVGVYEERDMSWADFLRAAPAVHRRCMALIAAFAEVPNNADLPYRAGSIFYPPSQREWEEGDRGVRCFLWSDDRKLTRSMRGAGPEGLPVS; encoded by the coding sequence ATGCGACGGTGGCTCCTGGCGCTGGCGCTGGCCGGCACGGCGACGGTGGTCCTGGGCGGCTGTGTCGCGCCGCACCGGGCCGACGGCGACCTGACCGACGACTGGCCCGCGCTCCCGGCGCCCCGAATGTTCGTCCCCGCCACGGACGCCTGCCTGCCCCGCATCACCGCCGTCGTGCAGGCCGCCACGTACGAGACGGTCGACTGCGCGCGCAGCCATCTCGCCGAGGTGGTGCACGTCGGCGCCTTCACCGGAGCGGCCGCCGCCGGCGCCCGGCCGAAACCGGGCTCCCCGGCGCTGCGGGTCGCCCGGGCCGAGTGCGACCAGCGGGCCCGGGAGGTGATCGGCGGGGACTGGCACGCCGCCCGGCTCACCATGAACATCGCGCTGCCCACGACGGCCGCGTGGCTGGCCGGGGCGCGCTGGTACCGCTGCGACCTCGCCGAGACCGACAGCATCGACAACACCCGGCCGGTGAACCGCGTCGGCAGCCTGCGCGGCGCGCTGGTCGGCGACAACCAGTTGGCGCACCGCTGCTTCGACCCGAAGCTGATCGGCGAGAACCTCAACTACATGGCCCCGGTGCTCTGCACCGAGGCACACCGCGCCGAGTTCGTCGGCGTCTACGAGGAGCGCGACATGAGCTGGGCGGACTTCCTGCGCGCCGCCCCGGCCGTGCACCGCCGCTGCATGGCGCTCATCGCCGCCTTCGCCGAGGTGCCGAACAACGCCGACCTGCCGTACCGGGCCGGCTCGATCTTCTACCCGCCGTCGCAGCGGGAATGGGAGGAGGGCGATCGGGGGGTGCGCTGTTTCCTGTGGAGCGACGACCGGAAGCTGACCCGGTCGATGCGCGGGGCCGGCCCGGAGGGACTACCCGTCAGCTGA
- a CDS encoding M28 family peptidase — MRRSTPTAGPALALVATLAAALTGTAASAASAPAAPALAAPDISVANVQAHLTQLNTIATNNGGTRRAGSAGYTASVAYVKSKLQAAGYTVTEQTCATCTYPGSNLIAEWPQGPADQVIMFGAHLDSVSAGPGINDNGSGSATLLENALVLASQNPSMTKRVRFAWWNGEEQGLQGSKFYVNQLSATQKGYIKAYYNFDMVGSPNGGYFINRVSSTTAAPLKAYWDSFGLQPEENTEGQGRSDDYSFANAGIQTSGYAAGASYTKTSAQASKWGGTAGAAYDSCYHRACDTTSNINATILNRSADGVAYTIWQLAVGGTPTNDFSVSVSPTSGTVARGGSTTETVSTATTSGSAQPVSLSASGAPSGVSVSFSPSSVTSGGSATMTVSASSTATTGTWTITVTGTGSVTRTASYTLTVTGTGGCTGGQLIGNGSFESGTAPWTATAGVITSSSSQPARTGSYKAWLDGYGSSHTDTLSQSVNIPAGCASYTLAFWLHIDTSETTTSTAYDRLTVQVGSTTLATYSNLNAASGYLPRTFNLAAYAGQTVTLKWTGVEDASLQTSFVVDDVTLQVG, encoded by the coding sequence ATGAGACGCAGCACCCCGACCGCGGGCCCCGCGCTCGCCCTCGTCGCCACCCTGGCGGCGGCCCTGACCGGCACCGCCGCCTCCGCCGCCTCCGCACCGGCGGCCCCCGCCCTGGCCGCACCGGACATCTCGGTGGCCAACGTCCAGGCCCACCTGACCCAGCTCAACACCATCGCCACCAACAACGGCGGGACCCGGCGGGCCGGCTCGGCCGGCTACACCGCCTCGGTGGCCTACGTGAAGTCCAAGCTCCAGGCCGCCGGCTACACGGTCACCGAGCAGACCTGCGCCACCTGCACCTATCCCGGCAGCAACCTGATCGCCGAGTGGCCGCAGGGCCCCGCCGACCAGGTGATCATGTTCGGCGCACACCTGGACAGCGTCTCCGCCGGCCCGGGCATCAACGACAACGGCTCCGGCTCCGCCACCCTGCTGGAGAACGCGCTGGTGCTGGCGAGTCAGAACCCGTCCATGACCAAGCGGGTCCGGTTCGCCTGGTGGAACGGCGAGGAGCAGGGGCTGCAGGGCTCGAAGTTCTACGTCAACCAGCTCAGCGCCACCCAGAAGGGGTACATCAAGGCGTACTACAACTTCGACATGGTCGGCTCGCCCAACGGCGGGTACTTCATCAACCGGGTCAGCTCGACCACGGCCGCGCCGCTGAAGGCGTACTGGGACTCGTTCGGCCTGCAGCCGGAGGAGAACACCGAGGGGCAGGGGCGCTCCGACGACTACTCCTTCGCCAACGCCGGCATCCAGACCTCCGGGTACGCGGCGGGGGCCAGCTACACCAAGACGTCCGCCCAGGCCAGCAAGTGGGGCGGCACCGCCGGCGCCGCGTACGACTCCTGCTACCACCGGGCCTGCGACACCACCAGCAACATCAACGCGACCATCCTCAACCGCAGCGCCGACGGCGTCGCGTACACGATCTGGCAGCTCGCGGTCGGCGGCACCCCGACCAACGACTTCTCCGTCTCGGTGAGCCCCACCTCCGGCACCGTGGCCCGGGGCGGCTCCACCACGGAGACCGTCAGCACCGCCACCACCAGCGGCAGCGCCCAGCCGGTCAGCCTCTCCGCATCCGGCGCGCCGAGCGGGGTGAGCGTGTCGTTCAGCCCGTCCTCGGTGACCTCGGGCGGCTCGGCGACCATGACCGTCAGCGCCTCCTCGACCGCCACCACCGGCACCTGGACCATCACGGTCACCGGCACCGGGTCGGTCACCCGCACCGCCAGCTACACCCTCACCGTGACCGGCACCGGCGGCTGCACCGGCGGGCAGCTCATCGGCAACGGCAGCTTCGAGTCGGGGACGGCGCCGTGGACGGCGACCGCCGGTGTGATCACCAGCTCGTCGAGCCAGCCGGCCCGGACCGGGTCCTACAAGGCGTGGCTGGACGGGTACGGCAGCAGCCACACCGACACGCTGTCGCAGTCGGTGAACATCCCGGCCGGGTGCGCCAGCTACACCCTGGCGTTCTGGCTGCACATCGACACGTCGGAGACGACCACGTCGACGGCGTACGACCGGCTGACCGTGCAGGTCGGCAGCACCACGCTGGCGACGTACTCGAACCTCAACGCCGCCTCCGGCTACCTGCCGCGCACGTTCAACCTGGCCGCTTACGCGGGGCAGACGGTGACGCTGAAGTGGACCGGCGTGGAGGACGCGTCGCTGCAGACCAGCTTCGTCGTCGACGACGTGACGTTGCAGGTCGGCTAG